The Catenuloplanes niger genome includes a window with the following:
- a CDS encoding glycosyltransferase family 4 protein — MSESFATAGGSADPPPSLRILAVTNLWPSPGGFRGVFVRDQVESLRAAGHHVDVEVVAQQRGKSDYLTAAPRVRARAAAGGYDLVHVHYGLTALASRLIKGTPRVLSLYGSDVNEPWQRRITRATTGTVAATIYPSRRLAAAAGDPDGFVVPNAVDFDLFTPPATDDDRERIRASFGIAPGDQVVLFGGLPENQVKGYDVFRAVLDKLSATGAPIRELVLAEAGQERDAVVRKFAASDALLLTSRRGTESGPLVVKEAAVMGVPVVTVDVGDTPEILDGVSPSAIVPFPDPWGTAAATDELVANLAAALAPILEARTRADGRERLRRLAPDAVTATLVDVYRRVLATAGGTR, encoded by the coding sequence ATGTCCGAGTCCTTCGCGACGGCGGGCGGGTCTGCGGACCCCCCGCCGTCGCTTCGCATCCTGGCGGTCACCAACCTGTGGCCGTCCCCCGGCGGGTTCCGTGGCGTCTTCGTCCGTGACCAGGTCGAGTCGCTGCGCGCGGCCGGCCACCACGTCGACGTCGAGGTCGTCGCGCAGCAGCGCGGCAAGTCCGACTACCTGACCGCGGCCCCGCGCGTCCGCGCCCGCGCCGCCGCCGGCGGATACGACCTGGTGCACGTCCACTACGGACTGACCGCGCTCGCCTCCCGGCTGATCAAGGGCACCCCCAGGGTCCTCTCGCTGTACGGCAGTGACGTCAACGAGCCCTGGCAGCGCCGCATCACCCGGGCCACCACCGGCACGGTCGCGGCCACGATCTACCCGTCCCGGCGTCTCGCGGCCGCGGCCGGCGATCCAGACGGCTTCGTCGTGCCGAACGCGGTCGACTTCGACCTGTTCACGCCGCCCGCCACCGACGACGACCGGGAGCGGATCCGCGCCTCGTTCGGCATCGCGCCCGGCGACCAGGTCGTGCTCTTCGGCGGCCTGCCGGAGAACCAGGTCAAGGGGTACGACGTGTTCCGCGCCGTCCTCGACAAGCTCTCCGCCACCGGCGCGCCGATCCGCGAACTCGTCCTCGCCGAGGCCGGCCAGGAACGCGACGCCGTGGTCCGCAAATTCGCCGCCTCGGACGCGCTGCTGCTCACGTCCCGCCGCGGCACGGAGAGCGGCCCGCTGGTGGTCAAGGAGGCCGCCGTGATGGGCGTTCCCGTGGTCACGGTCGACGTCGGCGACACCCCGGAGATCCTGGACGGCGTCAGCCCGTCCGCGATCGTGCCGTTCCCGGACCCGTGGGGGACCGCCGCGGCGACCGATGAGCTGGTGGCGAACCTCGCGGCCGCGCTCGCGCCGATCCTCGAGGCCCGCACCCGCGCGGACGGCCGCGAACGGCTGCGCCGCCTCGCCCCGGACGCGGTCACGGCCACGCTGGTCGACGTCTACCGCCGGGTCCTCGCCACCGCGGGCGGCACCCGATGA
- a CDS encoding ArsR/SmtB family transcription factor, whose amino-acid sequence MGTLSIHFTSEDVARTRVARRPDPLWEIVCSLHRLQTRRGYAAYEGWHRQVRLDLGRHNMTGLLRSTLLPISPLGRYFPDFLTPGDVTTLDQGIDMLQHTDAARVSEEIRMIPDPAGADVWLDDLASGRPQAMHALGDGMRRYFEVAIAPYWTEISGAVADDRALRGTMMLDHGAGHLLDDLGPRCEWNAPVLQIHGYPMDRDMHLDGRGLLLVPSYFCWQDPIALANPELPPMLVYPAHRQREAAAVGTPDGSRRLGPLIGATRLEVLRAVSVAATTGEISRRVGISPATASHHATVLREAGLITSRRHANLVLHQMTAIGRALLEESV is encoded by the coding sequence ATGGGCACACTGTCGATCCACTTCACTTCCGAGGACGTGGCGCGCACCCGCGTCGCCCGGCGTCCCGATCCGCTGTGGGAGATCGTGTGCAGCCTGCACCGGCTGCAGACCCGGCGTGGCTACGCCGCATACGAGGGCTGGCACCGTCAGGTGCGCCTCGACCTGGGCCGGCACAACATGACCGGCCTGCTCCGCAGCACGCTGCTGCCGATCTCACCGCTCGGCCGGTACTTCCCGGACTTCCTCACCCCGGGCGACGTCACCACGCTCGACCAGGGCATCGACATGCTGCAGCACACCGATGCCGCCCGGGTCAGCGAGGAGATCCGGATGATCCCGGACCCGGCCGGTGCCGACGTCTGGCTCGACGACCTCGCCTCCGGCCGCCCGCAGGCCATGCACGCGCTCGGCGACGGCATGCGCCGCTACTTCGAGGTCGCGATCGCGCCGTACTGGACCGAGATCTCCGGCGCCGTCGCGGACGACCGTGCGCTGCGCGGCACCATGATGCTCGACCACGGCGCCGGCCACCTCCTCGACGACCTCGGCCCGCGCTGCGAGTGGAACGCGCCGGTCCTCCAGATCCACGGCTACCCGATGGACCGCGACATGCACCTCGACGGCCGCGGCCTGCTGCTCGTGCCGTCGTACTTCTGCTGGCAGGACCCGATCGCGCTGGCCAACCCGGAACTGCCGCCGATGCTCGTCTACCCCGCCCACCGCCAGCGTGAGGCCGCCGCCGTCGGCACCCCGGACGGGAGCCGGCGCCTGGGCCCGCTGATCGGCGCCACGCGCCTGGAGGTCCTCCGCGCGGTCTCGGTGGCGGCGACCACCGGCGAGATATCCCGCCGGGTCGGCATATCGCCGGCCACCGCCAGCCACCACGCAACGGTCCTGCGCGAAGCGGGCCTGATCACCAGCCGACGGCACGCGAACCTGGTGCTGCACCAGATGACGGCGATCGGGCGGGCGCTGCTGGAGGAGTCGGTCTAG
- a CDS encoding ABC transporter permease translates to MSFRLRRFRSVLVAGAGALLLTVLAAAAPLIAALYGTGPQDTFADDLDAFGMPYGIAGGVSTVHWLGLEPGIGRDLLIQIIYGVRTSLVVVAPAVLLATVLGTVIGGLAGLIGGWVDALLTWITDVAIALPLLLCAIAVIRPLELAFYGPRDAVPGWFRMVTLIGLFAAFGWTGVARMVRTQVRALRERDFVTAAVSLGARPGRILRREVLPHLGPPIVAGASLLLPMFMSAGAALSFLGLGVLEPTPDLGRTIQRSLGYLQTDPAYVLFPGIALIAMVFVFTALGESVRRAFDPGPGR, encoded by the coding sequence ATGTCGTTTCGGCTCCGGCGATTCCGGTCCGTCCTGGTCGCCGGTGCCGGTGCCCTGCTGCTCACCGTGCTCGCGGCCGCGGCCCCGCTGATCGCCGCGCTCTACGGCACCGGACCGCAGGACACGTTCGCGGACGATCTCGACGCGTTCGGCATGCCGTACGGCATCGCCGGCGGCGTGTCCACTGTGCACTGGCTCGGGCTGGAGCCGGGGATCGGCCGCGACCTGCTGATCCAGATCATCTACGGCGTGCGTACGTCGCTGGTGGTCGTCGCGCCGGCCGTGCTGCTGGCCACGGTGCTGGGCACCGTGATCGGCGGGCTGGCCGGCCTGATCGGCGGCTGGGTCGACGCGCTGCTCACCTGGATCACCGACGTGGCGATCGCGCTGCCGCTGCTGCTCTGCGCGATCGCCGTGATCCGGCCGCTGGAGCTGGCGTTCTACGGGCCGCGCGACGCGGTGCCGGGCTGGTTCCGGATGGTCACGCTGATCGGCCTGTTCGCGGCGTTCGGCTGGACCGGCGTGGCCCGGATGGTCCGCACCCAGGTCCGGGCGCTGCGCGAGCGGGACTTCGTGACCGCGGCGGTCTCGCTCGGCGCCCGCCCCGGCCGGATCCTGCGCCGCGAGGTGCTGCCGCATCTCGGCCCGCCGATCGTGGCCGGCGCGTCGCTGCTGCTGCCGATGTTCATGTCCGCGGGCGCGGCGCTGAGCTTCCTCGGGCTGGGCGTGCTGGAGCCCACGCCGGACCTCGGCCGGACGATCCAGCGCAGTCTCGGCTACCTGCAGACCGATCCGGCGTACGTGCTGTTCCCGGGCATCGCGCTGATCGCCATGGTGTTCGTCTTCACGGCGCTGGGCGAGTCGGTGCGGCGGGCCTTCGACCCGGGACCGGGCCGGTGA
- a CDS encoding ABC transporter permease: protein MIRRLLRRCLLGLLTLAGVSVLAFLLLFAVPRDPAAAMCQKNCDTARLERIREEWGLADPVPVQYLTFARKLVTGEEGCPAPCLGRSYVTGEPVGAMLARALPVTASVVLPAAVLWVSSGVLLGTVAAARPRSAVDRLVGALSLAGLALPLYLVGAVLLLILVYGTATLPPPGWTAPSADPAQWASGLLLPWVTLGAMLAPGYTRLARAQVGDALSTDFVRTAEAKGLTTRAVVGRHALRASAGPLATLAALDVGAALGGTVITEITFGLNGLGRTVIEAVRTDDLPVVLGAVLLGAVFVIGANTVVDGLQAAIDPRLRR from the coding sequence GTGATCCGCCGGCTGCTGCGCCGCTGCCTGCTCGGACTGCTCACCCTGGCGGGCGTGAGCGTGCTGGCGTTCCTGCTGCTGTTCGCGGTGCCGCGCGACCCGGCCGCCGCGATGTGCCAGAAGAACTGCGACACCGCGCGGCTGGAGCGCATCCGTGAGGAGTGGGGACTGGCCGATCCGGTGCCCGTGCAGTACCTGACGTTCGCGCGGAAGTTGGTCACCGGCGAGGAGGGCTGCCCGGCACCGTGCCTCGGCCGGTCCTACGTCACCGGCGAGCCGGTCGGTGCGATGCTGGCCCGCGCGCTGCCGGTGACCGCAAGCGTGGTGCTGCCCGCCGCGGTGCTGTGGGTGTCGTCCGGCGTGCTGCTGGGCACGGTCGCGGCGGCCCGTCCCCGCTCCGCCGTGGACCGGCTGGTCGGCGCGCTCTCGCTGGCCGGGCTCGCGCTGCCGCTCTACCTGGTCGGCGCCGTGCTGCTGCTGATCCTGGTGTACGGCACCGCGACGCTGCCACCACCCGGCTGGACCGCCCCGAGCGCGGACCCGGCACAATGGGCGTCCGGTCTGCTGCTGCCCTGGGTGACGCTCGGTGCGATGCTCGCGCCCGGTTACACCCGGTTGGCCCGCGCCCAGGTCGGCGACGCGCTCAGCACCGACTTCGTGCGCACCGCCGAGGCCAAGGGCCTGACCACGCGCGCGGTCGTCGGCCGGCACGCACTGCGCGCGTCGGCCGGCCCACTGGCCACGCTGGCCGCGCTCGATGTCGGTGCCGCGCTCGGCGGCACCGTCATCACGGAGATCACGTTCGGCCTGAACGGGCTGGGCCGGACCGTGATCGAGGCAGTACGCACGGACGACCTGCCGGTCGTGCTCGGCGCCGTGCTGCTCGGCGCCGTGTTCGTGATCGGTGCCAACACCGTCGTGGACGGCCTGCAGGCCGCGATCGACCCCCGTTTGCGCAGATAG
- a CDS encoding ABC transporter substrate-binding protein: protein MTLALVLAACAACTDNPRDGGTPPDGDIRQNTGVIATDPAASRGPAPEVPGATPGGTVTIFRETTLARLDPQRISAFMGLSISQLYARRLTTYADDGNGTLTLVGDLAETPGTDVRGDCRTWEFRIKENVRFETGAPVTARDVAYGIARSFDLTLSGGPTYLQEWLADTPQFDTVYDFAADRTALPPGVEVPDDRTLRLSFPKPHCDLPFAAALPATAPVPAAADTGLDYDKKPIATGPYLIEGRTGDTELRLVRNPQWDPATDAVRHAYPDRFTLSFGADPVTQTNRILAAQGADAAAVSFDGVPPSLISKVTGDGLLRSPTPRHSVLNINTRRVTDLAVRRALNAAIDREDLVKAVGGASVARPVTTLLAPSTIGWRDYDAYPGPASPAAGMPELVLAHPDDAEGQILGTVLANSLRRAGFRILTKAVPADDFLADIKRPDNPWDLYPDHWAPDWPSGAAVLPALYDGRGIKATGGNNGTSYLDARPLDAEFDRILAMPLDAQGAEWAALDERIMREYAPAVPLYVELTCTVRGPRLGGLFVDGVIGSPAFVNAFVRP, encoded by the coding sequence GTGACCCTCGCACTGGTCCTGGCGGCCTGTGCGGCCTGCACCGACAACCCCCGCGACGGTGGCACGCCGCCGGACGGGGACATCCGGCAGAACACCGGAGTTATCGCCACCGACCCGGCCGCGTCCCGCGGCCCGGCCCCCGAGGTGCCCGGCGCGACGCCCGGCGGCACCGTCACCATCTTCCGGGAGACCACGCTGGCCCGGCTGGACCCGCAGCGCATCTCCGCGTTCATGGGCCTGAGCATCTCCCAGCTGTACGCCCGGCGGCTCACCACCTACGCGGACGACGGCAACGGTACGCTCACGCTCGTCGGCGACCTCGCGGAGACGCCCGGCACGGACGTGCGCGGCGACTGCCGCACCTGGGAGTTCCGGATCAAGGAGAACGTGCGGTTCGAGACCGGTGCCCCGGTCACCGCGCGGGACGTCGCGTACGGCATCGCCCGCTCGTTCGACCTGACGCTCAGCGGCGGCCCCACGTACCTGCAGGAGTGGCTGGCGGACACCCCGCAGTTCGACACGGTCTACGACTTCGCGGCGGACCGGACCGCGCTGCCGCCCGGCGTCGAGGTGCCGGACGACCGGACGCTGCGGCTGAGCTTCCCGAAGCCGCACTGCGACCTGCCGTTCGCCGCCGCGCTGCCGGCCACCGCGCCGGTGCCGGCCGCGGCGGACACCGGCCTCGACTACGACAAGAAGCCGATCGCGACCGGCCCGTACCTGATCGAGGGCCGCACCGGCGACACCGAGCTCCGGCTGGTCCGCAACCCGCAGTGGGACCCGGCCACGGACGCGGTCCGGCACGCCTACCCGGACCGGTTCACGCTGTCGTTCGGCGCCGACCCGGTCACCCAGACCAACCGCATCCTCGCCGCCCAGGGCGCGGACGCGGCCGCGGTCTCGTTCGACGGGGTGCCTCCGTCGCTCATCTCGAAGGTGACCGGCGACGGCCTGCTGCGCTCGCCGACGCCCCGGCACAGCGTGCTGAACATCAACACCCGGCGGGTCACCGACCTGGCGGTCCGCCGCGCGCTGAACGCGGCCATCGACCGGGAGGACCTGGTCAAGGCGGTCGGCGGCGCCTCCGTCGCGCGCCCGGTCACCACGCTGCTGGCACCGAGCACGATCGGCTGGCGCGACTACGACGCGTACCCGGGCCCGGCGTCCCCGGCCGCGGGCATGCCGGAGCTGGTCCTGGCCCACCCGGACGACGCGGAGGGTCAGATCCTGGGCACCGTGCTGGCCAACAGCCTCCGGCGGGCGGGCTTCCGCATCCTCACCAAGGCGGTCCCGGCCGACGACTTCCTGGCCGACATCAAACGGCCGGACAACCCGTGGGACCTCTACCCGGACCACTGGGCGCCGGACTGGCCGAGCGGCGCCGCGGTCCTGCCGGCGCTCTACGACGGCCGGGGGATCAAGGCGACCGGCGGCAACAACGGGACGTCCTATCTGGACGCCCGCCCGCTGGACGCCGAGTTCGACCGGATCCTCGCCATGCCGCTGGACGCGCAGGGCGCGGAGTGGGCGGCCCTGGACGAGAGGATCATGCGGGAGTACGCGCCGGCGGTGCCGCTCTACGTCGAGCTGACCTGCACGGTGCGCGGCCCGCGGCTGGGCGGCCTCTTCGTCGACGGGGTGATCGGCAGCCCGGCGTTCGTCAACGCGTTCGTCCGGCCGTGA
- a CDS encoding adhesin — translation MFMVTGNAAEVIRRLAERERAPAGAGLRIAADPRAGELTVGLSPRPTQGDTVLEAGGAYLFLCPVALRALDDKALDATMTEDGDFDFVMADQP, via the coding sequence ATGTTCATGGTGACCGGGAACGCGGCGGAGGTGATCCGCCGGCTCGCGGAGCGGGAGCGGGCGCCGGCCGGCGCCGGGTTGCGGATCGCGGCCGACCCGCGGGCGGGCGAGTTGACCGTCGGGCTGTCGCCGCGGCCGACCCAGGGTGACACGGTGCTGGAGGCGGGTGGCGCGTACCTGTTCCTCTGCCCGGTGGCGCTCCGGGCGCTGGACGACAAGGCGCTGGACGCGACGATGACGGAGGACGGCGACTTCGATTTCGTCATGGCCGACCAGCCCTGA
- a CDS encoding FAD-dependent oxidoreductase has protein sequence MEEQRPLRVAVIGAGPAGIYAADILSKNHPTATVDVFDRLPTPYGLIRYGVAPDHPRIKEIINALHKVLDNPRIRFIGNVDYGVDVKLEELRPFYDALIFATGADKDRVLHIPGVDLPGSFGAADFVSWYDGHPDVPREWPLTATKVAVIGAGNVAVDVARVLAKTADELLETEIPDNVYQGLLASPVTDVHLFSRRGPAQVKFTPMELRELDHSPNVDVIVHPEGIEFDEGSLEEMRKTRHVKMCVDILQNWAMRDPREDRKRRLHLHFLQAPAEILGDPETGVTGLRTETQELTGDGNVRGTGEFTDWDVQAVYRAIGYLSRPLADLPFDTRNGTVPHDAGRVLDIDGNHIPGVYVTGWIKRGPVGLIGHTKGDANETVQSLLADELPEATQRDADAVVEYLSRKGVRHTSWAGWQLLDAHEIGLGEPHGRKRIKVVPREEMITLSGH, from the coding sequence ATGGAGGAGCAGCGCCCACTGCGGGTTGCCGTCATCGGCGCCGGTCCGGCCGGCATCTACGCGGCCGACATCCTGTCGAAGAACCACCCGACAGCGACCGTCGACGTCTTTGACCGGCTGCCCACGCCGTACGGCCTGATCCGGTACGGTGTCGCCCCCGACCACCCGCGGATCAAGGAAATCATCAACGCCCTGCACAAGGTGCTGGACAACCCGCGGATCCGGTTCATCGGCAACGTCGACTACGGCGTGGACGTCAAGCTGGAGGAGCTGCGCCCGTTCTACGACGCGCTGATCTTCGCGACCGGCGCGGACAAGGACCGGGTGCTGCACATCCCGGGCGTCGACCTGCCCGGCAGCTTCGGCGCCGCGGACTTCGTCAGCTGGTACGACGGCCACCCGGACGTGCCGCGTGAGTGGCCGCTGACCGCCACCAAGGTCGCCGTGATCGGCGCCGGCAACGTGGCCGTCGACGTCGCCCGGGTGCTCGCCAAGACCGCGGACGAGCTGCTCGAGACGGAGATCCCGGACAACGTCTACCAGGGGCTGCTGGCCAGCCCGGTGACGGACGTGCACCTGTTCTCCCGGCGCGGCCCGGCGCAGGTCAAGTTCACCCCGATGGAGCTGCGCGAGCTGGACCACTCCCCCAACGTCGACGTGATCGTGCACCCCGAGGGCATCGAGTTCGACGAGGGCAGCCTCGAGGAGATGCGCAAGACCCGGCACGTCAAGATGTGCGTGGACATCCTGCAGAACTGGGCGATGCGCGACCCGCGGGAGGACCGCAAGCGCCGCCTGCACCTGCACTTCCTGCAGGCGCCGGCCGAGATCCTCGGCGACCCGGAGACCGGCGTCACCGGGCTGCGGACCGAGACGCAGGAGCTGACCGGCGACGGCAACGTGCGCGGCACCGGCGAGTTCACCGACTGGGACGTGCAGGCGGTCTACCGGGCCATCGGCTACCTCAGCCGGCCGCTCGCCGACCTGCCGTTCGACACCCGCAACGGAACGGTGCCGCACGACGCGGGCCGGGTGCTGGACATCGACGGCAACCACATCCCCGGCGTGTACGTCACCGGCTGGATCAAGCGCGGCCCGGTCGGCCTGATCGGTCACACCAAGGGCGACGCGAACGAGACCGTCCAGAGTCTGCTCGCGGACGAGCTGCCGGAGGCGACCCAGCGCGACGCGGACGCGGTCGTGGAGTACCTGTCCCGCAAGGGCGTCCGGCACACCAGCTGGGCCGGCTGGCAGCTGCTGGACGCGCACGAGATCGGCCTTGGCGAGCCGCACGGCCGCAAGCGGATCAAGGTCGTCCCGCGCGAGGAGATGATCACCCTCAGCGGTCACTGA
- a CDS encoding putative bifunctional diguanylate cyclase/phosphodiesterase produces the protein MRFESVDDDYQVEHWTRQIRMGCWIAIVISTVGAVRVFLDWPEPSRWLVLVIGAAVLAQAGLLWLPWARIIRRRHAREWLFLWWLLELPLLYVFARGDEAALAIFPAGAIVVMVTAAVLYPPVAIAGLGVLSVGAFLTLAHGHPDAQPTMVAGLVAVLVSVVATCVLTAQGRLAQDTRRRAAEDRTEALLQNASDLVLAVGEDGEVTYASPSARELLGRDPAWITGDRLGQMVHPEDLPQAREFMSALFAGGREHTGRIETRLRHGDGTWVYTEAIGVNRLCDPNLRAAVLSIRDVGARKYMEAELTRQAFTDSLTGLPNRALFHDRVSHAAARHHRESGRITLMLIDLDDFKLVNDGLGHTAGDQLLRVIAQRLSAQLRPADTLARLGGDEFAVLIEDLTELEAAELADRLVRAVREPVTLGVRDVICTASIGISVIKAGTHDLGEADELLRDADLAMYAAKAAGRDGYAVFDPATHADVLAEAEQRAALERALLEEQFVVHYQPIVELPARELIGFEALVRWNHPVNGLVGPLTFIPLAEATGLIVPLGRWVLDQACRQLAAWTADHPEAAKLRMSVNLSPRQFQHSGLVSEVAGIIERTGVPADKLVLEITESLLMKDTEATVRTLEALKALGVRLAVDDFGTGYSSLSYLKRFPVDILKIDRSFVDGITADAGDATLAEAVVQLGRTLQLQTVAEGIETADQWSTLRELGCEYGQGYLFARPVAADEIVPLIRSRPSGHVDPIAE, from the coding sequence ATGAGGTTCGAGTCCGTCGACGACGACTACCAGGTCGAGCACTGGACCCGGCAGATCCGGATGGGCTGCTGGATCGCCATCGTGATCTCGACGGTGGGCGCGGTGCGGGTGTTCCTGGACTGGCCCGAGCCGTCCCGCTGGCTGGTCCTCGTGATCGGCGCGGCGGTGCTGGCCCAAGCCGGGCTGCTCTGGCTGCCCTGGGCCCGGATCATCCGCCGGCGGCACGCCCGGGAGTGGCTGTTCCTGTGGTGGCTGCTCGAACTTCCGCTGCTCTACGTCTTCGCCCGCGGAGACGAGGCCGCGCTGGCGATCTTCCCGGCCGGCGCGATCGTCGTCATGGTGACCGCGGCCGTGCTCTACCCACCGGTCGCGATCGCCGGGCTCGGCGTGCTCTCCGTCGGCGCGTTCCTGACGCTCGCGCACGGCCACCCGGACGCCCAGCCGACGATGGTCGCCGGCCTGGTGGCCGTGCTGGTCTCGGTCGTCGCGACCTGCGTGCTCACCGCGCAGGGCCGGCTCGCCCAGGACACCCGCCGCCGCGCCGCCGAGGACCGCACCGAGGCGCTGCTGCAGAACGCGTCCGACCTGGTGCTGGCGGTCGGCGAGGACGGCGAGGTGACCTACGCCAGCCCGTCCGCGCGCGAGCTGCTCGGCCGCGACCCGGCCTGGATCACCGGCGACCGGCTCGGCCAGATGGTGCACCCGGAGGACCTGCCGCAGGCGCGCGAGTTCATGTCCGCGCTGTTCGCCGGCGGGCGTGAGCACACCGGCCGGATCGAGACGCGGCTGCGGCACGGCGACGGCACCTGGGTCTACACCGAGGCGATCGGCGTCAACCGGCTCTGCGACCCGAACCTGCGGGCCGCCGTGCTCAGCATCCGCGACGTCGGCGCCCGCAAGTACATGGAGGCGGAGCTGACCCGGCAGGCGTTCACGGACTCGCTGACCGGGCTGCCGAACCGCGCGCTCTTCCACGACCGGGTCAGCCACGCGGCGGCCCGGCATCACCGTGAGTCCGGCCGGATCACCCTCATGCTGATCGACCTGGACGACTTCAAGCTGGTCAACGACGGTCTCGGGCACACCGCCGGCGACCAGCTGCTGCGGGTGATCGCGCAGCGGCTCTCCGCGCAGCTGCGCCCGGCGGACACGCTGGCCCGGCTCGGCGGCGACGAGTTCGCGGTGCTGATCGAGGACCTGACCGAGCTCGAGGCCGCGGAGCTGGCCGACCGGCTGGTCCGCGCGGTCCGCGAACCGGTCACGCTCGGCGTCCGCGACGTCATCTGCACCGCCAGCATCGGCATCTCGGTGATCAAGGCGGGCACGCACGACCTCGGCGAGGCCGACGAGCTGCTGCGCGACGCGGACCTGGCGATGTACGCGGCGAAGGCGGCCGGCCGGGACGGCTACGCGGTGTTCGACCCGGCCACGCACGCGGACGTGCTGGCCGAGGCGGAGCAGCGGGCCGCGCTGGAGCGGGCGCTGCTCGAGGAGCAGTTCGTCGTGCACTACCAGCCGATCGTGGAGCTGCCCGCGCGCGAGCTGATCGGCTTCGAGGCGCTGGTCCGCTGGAACCATCCGGTCAACGGGCTGGTCGGGCCGCTCACGTTCATCCCGCTCGCGGAGGCGACCGGGCTGATCGTGCCGCTCGGCCGCTGGGTGCTCGACCAGGCCTGCCGGCAGCTCGCCGCGTGGACCGCCGACCACCCGGAGGCCGCGAAGCTGCGGATGAGCGTGAACCTCTCACCCCGGCAGTTCCAGCACTCCGGCCTGGTGTCCGAGGTCGCGGGGATCATCGAGCGCACCGGCGTACCGGCCGACAAGCTCGTTCTGGAGATCACCGAGTCGTTGCTGATGAAGGACACCGAGGCCACCGTCCGTACCCTCGAGGCGCTCAAGGCTCTCGGGGTGCGGCTCGCGGTCGACGACTTCGGCACCGGGTACTCCTCGCTCAGCTACCTCAAGCGGTTCCCGGTCGACATCCTCAAGATCGACCGTTCGTTCGTGGACGGGATCACCGCGGACGCCGGTGACGCCACGCTCGCCGAGGCGGTCGTGCAGCTCGGCCGCACGCTGCAGCTGCAGACCGTGGCCGAGGGCATCGAGACCGCCGACCAGTGGTCCACGCTGCGCGAGCTCGGCTGCGAGTACGGCCAGGGCTACCTCTTCGCCCGCCCGGTCGCGGCGGACGAGATCGTGCCGTTGATCCGCTCCCGACCCAGTGGCCACGTTGACCCCATAGCGGAGTAA